The following proteins come from a genomic window of Aerosakkonema funiforme FACHB-1375:
- a CDS encoding circadian clock KaiB family protein, with protein sequence MTADKGQLFKGIALFTPGGDLIYCIDPNKQNRWHLHLCAGLQEILGLTEPPHFLVPCYTATIDRWIDPRNKQVRISAEAYPAVLRYQSLLNAVFETGELLWQTAPWHEDLCDPMVLGTYRDRFPQLWEEHDLVVRFENSLLHPSFQPELYSPLPKSPEAQGYVLRLFVSGHNSTTERILQTLHKLLEQSLYQPYTLKVIDVFKHPEQAEADQISATPTLVKVWPRPIRRIVGEIEDIDRIMWLLVSKDTLR encoded by the coding sequence ATGACCGCTGACAAAGGGCAACTTTTTAAAGGGATTGCGCTTTTTACACCAGGAGGAGATCTCATTTACTGCATCGATCCAAACAAGCAGAATCGATGGCATCTGCATTTATGTGCCGGATTGCAAGAAATTTTGGGCTTAACAGAACCACCCCACTTTTTAGTACCTTGCTATACAGCGACTATAGACAGATGGATAGATCCTCGCAACAAGCAAGTGCGTATTTCTGCCGAAGCTTATCCAGCGGTTTTACGGTATCAATCACTTCTGAATGCTGTGTTTGAAACCGGGGAATTGCTTTGGCAGACTGCGCCTTGGCATGAAGACTTGTGCGATCCGATGGTGTTGGGAACTTATCGCGATCGATTTCCGCAGCTGTGGGAAGAACACGATCTAGTGGTACGGTTTGAAAATAGCCTTCTTCATCCCAGTTTCCAGCCAGAACTGTACTCCCCCTTACCTAAGTCGCCAGAAGCTCAAGGATACGTACTGCGTCTGTTTGTTTCCGGTCACAACAGCACTACAGAAAGAATTCTGCAAACTTTACATAAGCTTCTAGAGCAATCTCTATACCAGCCTTACACTTTAAAAGTTATTGATGTTTTTAAGCATCCAGAACAAGCAGAAGCTGACCAGATTTCTGCCACACCCACTCTGGTTAAGGTTTGGCCTCGACCGATACGACGAATTGTCGGTGAAATAGAGGATATAGACAGAATAATGTGGCTGTTAGTTTCTAAAGATACTCTTAGGTAG
- a CDS encoding thioredoxin-like domain-containing protein produces the protein MPPRVRAPELPQNYPWLNTDRPLSLQQLKGRVVLLDFWTYCCINCLHVLPDLKFLEQKYKDSLTVIGVHSAKFENEKEVENIRQAILRYDIEHPVIVDSGFRVWEHYAVRAWPTLILIDPEGYCVGSVSGEGHRETLDDLISQLIQAHQQKGTINFQEITVALEKQRQRLTAPLAFPGKVLASENGIGGQWLFIADSGHHRIVVSTLDGEVLHLIGTGKPGLSDGSFSEAQFFGPQGMAFDEENRILYVADTENHTLRRIDFQSQTVETIAGTGEQSHNIRPHSGVGLETPLNSPWDLLKLANSLFIAMAGSHQVWEMGLDTGIVQTYAGTGAESCVDGARQESAFSQPSGISTDGRELYIADSEISSIRAVGLGDIDKVRTVCGSGELFGFGDEDGIGSKVRLQHCLGVEYAPDYLWVADTYNHKIKRVDPHTGKCLTMLGDGKQELKDGQGLDCSFFEPSGLSAIATHLFIADTNNHVIRRVELDTLNVTTLHFPGLCAPDVCVPAT, from the coding sequence ATGCCACCTCGCGTCAGAGCCCCAGAACTGCCTCAAAACTATCCTTGGCTTAATACCGATCGCCCCTTATCCCTCCAGCAACTCAAAGGGCGAGTCGTACTACTTGACTTTTGGACATATTGCTGTATAAATTGCCTACACGTTTTACCCGACTTAAAATTTTTAGAACAAAAATATAAAGACAGCCTTACCGTCATAGGTGTCCATTCAGCAAAATTTGAGAACGAGAAAGAAGTTGAAAACATCCGTCAAGCTATCCTGCGCTACGATATCGAACATCCAGTCATAGTTGACAGCGGCTTTAGAGTCTGGGAACACTATGCAGTGAGAGCGTGGCCAACTTTAATACTCATCGATCCGGAAGGGTACTGTGTTGGTAGCGTATCCGGTGAAGGTCATCGGGAAACACTAGACGACCTGATTTCACAGTTAATTCAGGCACACCAACAGAAAGGAACTATTAATTTTCAAGAAATTACTGTGGCTTTAGAAAAACAGCGACAACGATTAACCGCACCCCTGGCTTTTCCCGGCAAAGTTTTGGCAAGCGAAAACGGGATTGGCGGTCAGTGGTTATTTATCGCAGACTCCGGCCATCATCGCATCGTTGTAAGTACTTTAGATGGAGAAGTGCTACATCTAATCGGTACGGGAAAACCAGGTTTAAGCGATGGTTCCTTTAGCGAAGCTCAGTTTTTTGGCCCCCAAGGAATGGCTTTTGATGAAGAAAATCGGATTCTCTACGTTGCCGATACGGAAAATCATACTTTGCGTCGGATTGATTTTCAAAGCCAAACAGTTGAAACTATCGCAGGCACAGGCGAACAAAGCCATAATATTCGGCCTCACAGCGGAGTTGGTTTGGAAACTCCCTTGAATTCCCCTTGGGATTTGCTCAAACTGGCTAATAGCCTTTTCATTGCAATGGCTGGCTCTCACCAGGTTTGGGAAATGGGTCTGGACACAGGTATTGTGCAAACTTATGCTGGTACGGGTGCAGAATCTTGCGTTGATGGCGCTCGTCAAGAGTCCGCTTTTTCGCAACCGAGCGGGATTAGTACAGATGGAAGAGAATTATATATCGCCGATAGCGAAATCAGCTCGATTCGTGCTGTCGGACTCGGAGACATAGATAAAGTGAGAACTGTCTGCGGTAGTGGGGAATTATTCGGTTTTGGGGATGAGGATGGCATTGGATCGAAAGTAAGACTACAGCATTGTCTGGGTGTAGAATATGCACCAGATTACCTTTGGGTAGCCGATACTTATAACCACAAAATTAAGCGAGTTGACCCTCACACTGGCAAGTGTCTAACGATGCTAGGCGATGGTAAACAGGAGTTGAAAGATGGTCAAGGTCTAGATTGTAGCTTTTTTGAACCATCCGGTCTAAGTGCGATCGCAACACATCTTTTTATTGCCGATACGAACAACCATGTTATCCGTCGTGTGGAACTGGATACTCTTAATGTCACCACCCTTCATTTTCCCGGCTTGTGTGCGCCAGATGTCTGCGTTCCTGCTACCTAA
- a CDS encoding type IV pilus twitching motility protein PilT codes for MTDSQRPPMPPPPGSRGMPPGMPPGPPPARRMPGPETSAGATQRPTEETVAMPNTARTGMPPTTSRPPSTGAPPTVARTPGAAPPPPFPTAAGAPPAPPAAPSAPPRQQPPAPPAAAPAAPPASAGGRTPGGSNGRSPGQPTLAEVVRYAFDNGISDIHVGVGEAPRFRKRGDIILAEYPEVDYPTFMSWMQEVMSDEEIQKFEEHLDFDGVTQYEFSRARINVFGTMRGPAMVMRLIPNNILSMEQLNLPPVFKDICHYHKGLILVTGPTGSGKSTTMAAMIDYINKNMAKHIITIEDPIEFVHVSRKSLIKHREVGQHTRKFDNALKAALREDPDLILVGEMRDKETVNTALKAAQTGHLVAGTLHTNSAVKTIERILNLYSAEEQNSMKVAIAESLVAVVAQGLCKTTDGKRAAYHDILINTDAIKEYIIQGKYEEITGVMLKSKFDGMQTMNQALLALYQEGRITEEEALERSPTPNEMAQFLRGRV; via the coding sequence ATGACAGACTCACAGCGCCCCCCCATGCCACCTCCACCCGGTTCTCGTGGGATGCCACCGGGGATGCCACCCGGGCCACCACCTGCTAGACGAATGCCAGGACCGGAAACATCTGCGGGAGCAACTCAGCGACCAACAGAAGAAACTGTAGCCATGCCCAACACCGCTCGCACGGGTATGCCACCTACAACTTCTCGGCCTCCGAGTACAGGGGCACCACCGACTGTGGCAAGGACTCCGGGTGCAGCTCCACCACCGCCCTTCCCAACAGCCGCAGGCGCACCACCAGCGCCTCCTGCTGCGCCGTCTGCTCCGCCAAGACAGCAGCCTCCCGCTCCACCTGCTGCTGCACCCGCAGCACCGCCAGCATCCGCTGGCGGACGGACACCAGGGGGGAGTAACGGTCGATCGCCAGGGCAGCCAACTCTAGCAGAAGTTGTCAGGTATGCTTTTGACAACGGCATCTCTGATATCCACGTCGGTGTAGGCGAAGCACCGCGCTTTCGCAAGCGCGGCGACATCATTCTCGCGGAATACCCCGAAGTCGATTACCCAACTTTTATGAGTTGGATGCAGGAGGTGATGAGCGACGAGGAAATTCAAAAATTTGAAGAACATCTGGACTTTGATGGAGTAACGCAGTACGAATTCTCGCGGGCCCGCATCAACGTTTTCGGTACTATGAGAGGCCCAGCGATGGTGATGCGCTTGATTCCAAACAATATCTTGAGCATGGAGCAATTAAACTTGCCTCCAGTGTTTAAAGATATTTGCCATTACCACAAGGGTCTAATCTTGGTGACGGGGCCAACAGGTTCTGGTAAGTCCACAACGATGGCGGCCATGATCGATTACATTAACAAGAATATGGCCAAGCACATCATCACTATCGAAGACCCCATAGAATTTGTCCACGTCAGTCGCAAATCTCTAATTAAGCACCGGGAGGTAGGACAGCATACCCGAAAATTTGATAACGCATTGAAAGCGGCTTTGCGGGAAGACCCGGATTTGATTCTGGTAGGGGAAATGCGGGATAAAGAAACCGTTAACACGGCGCTTAAAGCTGCACAAACGGGTCACTTAGTAGCAGGGACGCTACATACCAACAGTGCTGTAAAAACAATTGAACGGATTCTCAACCTATACTCGGCAGAAGAACAGAATTCCATGAAAGTGGCGATCGCCGAATCCCTGGTAGCCGTAGTTGCTCAGGGTTTGTGTAAAACCACCGATGGCAAGCGTGCAGCTTACCACGACATTCTGATCAACACAGATGCGATCAAAGAGTACATCATCCAGGGCAAATATGAGGAAATCACTGGAGTTATGCTCAAATCTAAATTTGACGGTATGCAGACGATGAACCAAGCTCTTTTGGCTCTCTATCAGGAAGGCCGGATCACGGAAGAGGAAGCTTTGGAAAGGTCTCCGACCCCGAACGAAATGGCTCAATTCCTGCGGGGACGGGTCTAA